One Brassica oleracea var. oleracea cultivar TO1000 chromosome C7, BOL, whole genome shotgun sequence genomic window carries:
- the LOC106304415 gene encoding early nodulin-like protein 1: MVSYQKHLSFSSLMLVFFFFCFLSLFSRPSLSATFLVDGISVWKTPVVHVGDSVIFRHKYGYDLYIFRTKDAFNVCNFPQATLLTKHNSTSFTWYPSRTGSYYFSFKNNTSHLKTCQLNQKLSVQVILANASPPSQPPTPAVAPVPVSEGGVVSSSPSYPWPLGPREGSAISPGPSPSEITSVSVPGDGVPFINSNPAVPLPTGDVDSTSINPLPTTSTNSARQVMMITVKLKLVLSCVAMFYLF; the protein is encoded by the exons ATGGTTTCATATCAGAAACATCTCTCTTTCTCCTCCTTAATGCTGGTCTTCTTCTTCTTCTGCTTCCTCTCTCTCTTCTCTCGTCCTTCTCTCTCCGCCACTTTTCTCGTCGATGGTATCTCTGTCTGGAAAACTCCTGTTGTCCATGTCGGCGACTCCGTTA TTTTCAGACACAAGTACGGATACGATCTCTACATCTTCAGGACTAAAGATGCATTCAATGTCTGCAACTTCCCTCAAGCCACTCTTCTTACAAAACATAACTCCACCTCCTTCACG TGGTACCCATCAAGAACAGGCTCTTACTACTTTTCTTTCAAAAACAACACATCTCACCTCAAGACCTGCCAACTCAACCAGAAGCTCTCAGTTCAAGTCATTCTCGCCAATGCATCTCCGCCGTCGCAGCCACCAACACCAGCAGTGGCTCCTGTTCCTGTCTCGGAAGGAGGAGTGGTCTCATCTTCTCCTTCTTACCCATGGCCATTAGGTCCAAGGGAAGGTTCAGCTATCTCTCCGGGACCATCTCCGTCAGAGATCACGTCGGTGTCGGTACCAGGAGACGGAGTTCCGTTCATCAACAGTAATCCGGCTGTGCCACTTCCCACCGGAGATGTCGACTCTACTTCCATTAACCCTTTGCCCACCACTTCCACAAATTCAGCACGTCAG GTGATGATGATCACAGTAAAGCTGAAGCTAGTTTTGTCCTGTGTAGCCATGTTTTATCTATTCTAG